The Schistocerca piceifrons isolate TAMUIC-IGC-003096 chromosome 5, iqSchPice1.1, whole genome shotgun sequence genome has a segment encoding these proteins:
- the LOC124798442 gene encoding uncharacterized protein LOC124798442 isoform X2: MFLIGSALFIVTELLLLQVSVIRCLSLCQEEGWSCEVEGKSVNLLYHCNEDIGWNAVFEESVLTVPDGTHSITITDCYDVMIPLSFSFHSDLNQRLPKLSINNVASLLLTAAPDTLSIPQNIILNNIHWLDCIKRNTFSGDWQSIAFSNVTIDRIDMYAFAELNVAVHIEWDNVNVNLLDTNAIANVFIEEGSFKIKNSVIETMEIMSFGIKASKCRRHSIP; encoded by the exons ATGTTTCTCATAGGCTCTGCACTATTTATTGTTACTGAATTGCTATTATTGCAAGTAAGTGTGATCCGGTGTCTTAGTCTATGCCAGGAGGAAGGTTGGTCATGTGAAGTAGAAGGTAAATCCGTGAACTTACTGTACCATTGTAATGAAGACATTGGGTGG AATGCTGTCTTTGAGGAGAGTGTACTGACAGTACCTGATGGAACACACAGCATAACAATTACGGACTGCTATGATGTTATGATTCCACTGTCATTCAGTTTCCATAGTGATTTGAATCAGAGGCTGCCAAAGCTCAGTATAAATAATGTTGCTAGTCTGCTCTTGACAGCAGCTCCTGATACATTATCCATTCCACAAAATATTATTCTGAATAACATTCATTGGCTGGACTGTATAAAAAGGAACACTTTCTCAGGAGACTGGCAGTCTATAGCATTTTCCAATGTAACCATTGACAGAATTGACATGTATGCATTTGCAGAACTTAATGTTGCTGTGCACATTGAATGGGACAATGTGAATGTAAACCTTTTAGATACAAACGCCATTGCCAATGTTTTTATTGAagaaggaagtttcaaaataaaaaattctgtcATTGAAACTATGGAAATAATGTCATTTGGAATAAAAGCTTCAAAG